One window of Sphingomonas paeninsulae genomic DNA carries:
- a CDS encoding adenosylcobinamide-GDP ribazoletransferase: MKGFIIALQFLTRLPMPAIVVDDAAFARSMRWFPAVGLVIGAAVAGAAWAGALVDHRLGALAALVVWVGVTGALHLDGLSDLADASGAVHKAKGGDRERLLAVLADPHVGSFGVIAIVLQLLSKLMLLHMLIDARALGPLILVPFAARIGPLVWTWWLMPLHQGLAARFRSAIGPVDLLGWAAALAAASWFYPALLVTPLLVLWWGWHVHRTIGGISGDGHGAGVELIETGLLLSLVMTVAWGHGA; this comes from the coding sequence GTGAAGGGCTTCATCATTGCCCTGCAATTCCTGACGCGCCTGCCAATGCCGGCAATTGTCGTGGATGATGCCGCTTTTGCCCGGTCGATGCGCTGGTTTCCTGCCGTGGGGCTGGTAATTGGCGCAGCGGTCGCGGGCGCAGCATGGGCAGGAGCACTGGTCGATCACCGGCTCGGCGCGTTGGCCGCTCTTGTTGTCTGGGTGGGTGTGACCGGCGCGCTGCATCTTGATGGCTTGTCCGATCTCGCCGACGCCAGCGGGGCGGTCCACAAGGCCAAAGGGGGTGATCGCGAGCGGCTGCTGGCCGTCCTTGCCGATCCCCATGTTGGTAGCTTCGGCGTTATAGCCATTGTTCTGCAACTTCTGAGCAAACTGATGCTGCTGCATATGCTGATCGATGCTCGGGCGTTGGGACCGCTCATTCTGGTGCCGTTCGCTGCGCGCATCGGCCCGCTTGTGTGGACATGGTGGCTAATGCCGCTGCATCAGGGGCTGGCTGCAAGATTTCGGTCGGCCATTGGCCCGGTTGATCTTTTGGGCTGGGCCGCGGCGCTGGCCGCAGCGTCATGGTTCTATCCGGCACTTTTGGTCACGCCGCTGCTGGTTCTGTGGTGGGGCTGGCATGTGCACCGAACGATTGGCGGGATTTCCGGCGATGGCCATGGTGCGGGTGTTGAGCTGATCGAAACCGGGTTGTTGTTGAGTCTGGTGATGACAGTCGCATGGGGACATGGAGCATGA
- a CDS encoding histidine phosphatase family protein: MSSFALYLLRHGEPEGAGRLIGRTDAMPTATGIAACVDQARDLAAEVLIASDLSRARLAGEAIDLATGVSLSIDPRWRELDFGAWDGLAPKDVEGAALARFWDDPDGHAPPGGECWSALVCRVSAAVSELVARPTLIVTHGGAMRAALAVLCGFDVRQTWAVDLPYSGLLSLRVWPAEGSGQRPTAQIAGLYP; encoded by the coding sequence GTGAGCAGCTTTGCACTTTATCTCCTGCGCCACGGCGAGCCGGAAGGTGCGGGGCGGCTGATCGGTCGCACCGACGCCATGCCCACCGCCACTGGTATCGCCGCTTGCGTCGATCAGGCGCGGGACTTGGCGGCGGAGGTGCTGATCGCGTCCGATCTCTCCCGCGCACGACTGGCGGGCGAAGCCATAGACCTTGCGACCGGCGTGTCGCTGTCTATCGACCCGCGCTGGCGCGAGCTGGACTTTGGTGCATGGGACGGGCTGGCACCGAAGGATGTCGAAGGCGCGGCGCTGGCGCGTTTCTGGGACGATCCCGATGGTCATGCTCCGCCGGGTGGGGAATGCTGGTCGGCGCTGGTATGTCGCGTATCCGCTGCTGTTAGCGAGCTGGTGGCGCGGCCTACGCTGATCGTCACGCACGGGGGTGCCATGCGGGCGGCGCTGGCAGTCCTTTGCGGGTTTGATGTGCGCCAGACATGGGCGGTTGACCTGCCGTACAGCGGCCTGCTGTCGTTGCGCGTCTGGCCCGCTGAGGGATCGGGCCAGCGGCCCACGGCACAGATCGCGGGGCTTTATCCGTGA
- the cobT gene encoding nicotinate-nucleotide--dimethylbenzimidazole phosphoribosyltransferase, whose protein sequence is MSRFACLAAFDAALERLPMADAAAIAAARARQASLTKPARSLGRLEDIAVFLAGWQGNPQPVIEQGRAAIFAGNHGFVVHGVSAFPASVTAAMVGNFTAGGAAINALAGAAGLDLRVVALDLDRPTADFTIAPAMDEAECLAALSAGAAAVEPGLHLLVVGEMGIGNSTAAAALCARSYGGTPAQWVGPGTGVDADGVARKVAVVERALAFHADAPNTPFETLRRLGGREIAAIAGAVLEARRQRIPVVLDGFISCAALAPLAAAVPAITDHCLAGHCSAEPGHIRLLKHLGLDPLLSLGMRLGEGSGAAVAVSVIRAALATHNGMATFAEAGVAGSL, encoded by the coding sequence ATGAGCCGGTTTGCGTGCCTTGCTGCGTTTGATGCGGCGCTTGAGCGTTTGCCCATGGCCGATGCGGCGGCCATCGCCGCCGCACGGGCGCGGCAGGCCAGCCTGACCAAGCCAGCCAGATCGCTTGGGCGGCTGGAAGACATCGCCGTGTTTCTTGCCGGATGGCAGGGCAATCCGCAGCCCGTGATCGAACAGGGACGCGCGGCGATCTTTGCCGGAAATCATGGCTTTGTTGTCCACGGCGTTAGCGCCTTTCCCGCCAGCGTGACTGCCGCGATGGTCGGCAATTTTACTGCCGGAGGGGCCGCTATCAACGCGCTTGCCGGGGCAGCCGGGCTGGATCTGCGCGTAGTCGCGCTTGATCTCGACCGGCCCACGGCGGATTTCACCATCGCTCCGGCCATGGACGAAGCGGAGTGCCTTGCCGCACTGTCCGCCGGGGCGGCGGCGGTGGAGCCGGGGCTGCACCTGCTGGTCGTCGGCGAAATGGGCATTGGTAATTCGACCGCCGCCGCGGCGCTCTGCGCGCGAAGTTATGGTGGCACGCCGGCGCAATGGGTCGGGCCGGGAACCGGGGTCGATGCGGACGGCGTAGCGCGCAAGGTGGCGGTGGTGGAACGGGCGTTAGCTTTCCACGCCGATGCGCCGAACACACCTTTTGAGACCCTGCGCCGATTGGGCGGCCGGGAAATCGCGGCGATCGCCGGAGCCGTGCTGGAGGCTCGCCGTCAGCGTATCCCCGTGGTGCTGGACGGATTTATCAGTTGTGCCGCTCTGGCACCTCTGGCGGCCGCCGTTCCGGCGATCACCGATCATTGCCTGGCGGGCCATTGTTCCGCCGAGCCGGGACATATCCGCTTGCTGAAGCATTTGGGCCTTGATCCCCTGCTCTCGTTGGGCATGCGATTGGGCGAAGGCAGCGGTGCCGCAGTGGCTGTGTCCGTCATCCGGGCAGCGCTGGCCACGCACAACGGTATGGCCACATTTGCCGAGGCCGGAGTGGCAGGCAGCCTGTGA
- a CDS encoding DUF1636 domain-containing protein yields MLIPVEDGPAIVACNTCRHSADAREDAAGTRGGAQMVAALRSIQESDARYAGVAVQEMPCLFACTDFCTIHLRAPGKVGYVLGRFKPGEEAATAILDYAIHYAASEHGRVPFKHWPQGVKGHFITRTPPQGFVAE; encoded by the coding sequence ATGCTGATACCAGTTGAGGATGGCCCCGCCATCGTGGCCTGCAACACCTGTCGCCACAGCGCAGATGCGCGTGAGGACGCCGCCGGGACGCGCGGCGGCGCGCAGATGGTGGCGGCGCTGCGCTCGATTCAGGAGAGCGATGCTCGTTATGCGGGAGTCGCCGTGCAGGAAATGCCCTGCCTGTTCGCCTGCACCGACTTTTGCACCATACACCTGCGCGCGCCGGGCAAGGTTGGCTATGTGCTGGGCCGGTTCAAGCCGGGCGAGGAGGCCGCCACCGCCATTCTGGACTATGCCATCCACTATGCGGCGAGCGAGCATGGACGGGTGCCGTTCAAGCATTGGCCACAAGGCGTGAAGGGGCATTTCATCACCCGCACCCCGCCGCAAGGCTTCGTTGCCGAATGA
- the bluB gene encoding 5,6-dimethylbenzimidazole synthase: protein MLRWRRDVRHFDRRAVAEADMRALLACAAFAPSVGNAQPWRFVRLRSPGIRDALAVHVDEQNALAAERYAGQVRHDHYLSLKLHGLRETPELMAVFCDEQPEAGHGLGIATMPEMLRYSCVLAIHNLWLAARLRGIGLGWVSILDPQTVQTMLDVPAHWSLIALLCIGYPANETDTPELEQRGWQPREPSSDRVFER, encoded by the coding sequence TTGTTGCGCTGGCGGCGCGATGTGCGGCATTTCGACCGTCGCGCCGTGGCGGAAGCGGACATGCGCGCGCTACTGGCCTGTGCTGCGTTCGCGCCTTCGGTCGGTAATGCCCAGCCGTGGCGTTTCGTGCGTCTGCGGTCGCCGGGTATCCGCGATGCGCTCGCCGTCCATGTCGATGAGCAGAACGCACTCGCGGCGGAGCGTTATGCCGGGCAGGTGCGGCACGATCACTATCTGTCGCTCAAACTGCACGGATTGCGCGAGACGCCCGAACTGATGGCGGTGTTTTGCGACGAACAGCCCGAGGCGGGGCACGGCCTTGGCATTGCCACCATGCCCGAAATGCTGCGCTACTCCTGCGTGCTGGCAATCCACAATCTGTGGCTGGCGGCGCGGTTGCGCGGCATTGGTCTTGGCTGGGTGTCGATCCTCGATCCACAAACCGTCCAGACCATGCTGGACGTGCCCGCCCACTGGTCGCTGATTGCCCTGCTGTGCATCGGTTACCCGGCGAACGAAACCGACACCCCCGAACTGGAACAGCGTGGCTGGCAGCCCCGTGAACCGTCGAGCGACCGGGTGTTTGAACGATGA
- the cobO gene encoding cob(I)yrinic acid a,c-diamide adenosyltransferase, whose translation MEPESESGAVVDDARHAEKMRKKQAAQAKIMANKTCEKGLLIVHTGKGKGKTSAALGMVVRAIGHGMKVGVVQFVKGAMKTGEKAVFDAFPDNVEFKPMGEGFTWDTQDRTRDIAAARAGWDEVKRMIADPTYHMVLADELNIVLRYDYLPVDEVLAVLTARDAMKHVIVTGRNAPEALIEAADLVTEMTMVKHPFRSGVKAQAGIEF comes from the coding sequence ATGGAGCCTGAAAGTGAATCAGGGGCGGTGGTCGATGATGCCCGCCACGCCGAGAAGATGCGCAAGAAGCAGGCTGCGCAGGCCAAGATCATGGCTAACAAGACTTGCGAGAAGGGATTGTTGATCGTCCATACCGGCAAGGGCAAGGGCAAGACCAGCGCGGCGCTCGGCATGGTGGTTCGCGCAATCGGTCATGGCATGAAGGTGGGCGTGGTCCAGTTCGTCAAAGGGGCGATGAAGACTGGCGAGAAAGCTGTGTTCGACGCCTTTCCCGACAATGTCGAATTCAAGCCGATGGGCGAGGGTTTTACGTGGGACACGCAGGACCGCACGCGCGACATCGCAGCGGCACGCGCAGGCTGGGACGAGGTGAAGCGCATGATCGCCGACCCGACCTATCACATGGTGCTGGCCGACGAACTCAACATTGTCCTGCGGTATGACTATTTGCCGGTCGACGAGGTGTTGGCGGTGCTGACCGCGCGCGATGCGATGAAGCATGTCATTGTCACTGGTCGCAACGCACCCGAAGCGCTGATCGAGGCGGCTGATCTCGTCACCGAGATGACCATGGTGAAGCACCCTTTCCGTTCAGGCGTGAAAGCGCAAGCGGGGATCGAGTTCTGA
- the cobF gene encoding precorrin-6A synthase (deacetylating), translating to MIELALIGIGTGNPDHLTAQAVQAINGADLILLPRKGSTKSDLVDLRRAICEQVLTRPVRIVEFDMPVRETGGDYARAVDDWHNAIAAAWRAEITMHLPVGGRLAMLVWGDPSLYDSTLRIAEKLKVGGVAMQVRVVPGITSIQLLTAAHAIPLNPLAGAVTITTGRILRAHGWPAGADTIVVMLDSGCAFEVLESVGITIWWGAYLGMAHEALEQGALADAGPRIAVRRAELRVRHGWIMDVYLMRREQNNGA from the coding sequence ATGATCGAGCTTGCGCTCATCGGCATCGGTACTGGGAACCCCGATCACCTGACGGCACAAGCCGTGCAGGCGATAAACGGCGCCGATCTGATTTTGCTGCCACGCAAGGGCAGCACCAAGTCCGACCTGGTCGACCTGCGTCGGGCCATTTGTGAGCAGGTGTTGACCCGCCCGGTGCGCATTGTCGAATTCGATATGCCTGTTCGCGAGACAGGTGGCGATTATGCGCGTGCAGTGGACGATTGGCACAACGCCATTGCCGCGGCTTGGCGTGCGGAGATTACCATGCATTTGCCGGTGGGCGGGCGGTTGGCAATGCTCGTCTGGGGCGATCCTTCGCTTTATGACAGCACCTTGCGGATTGCCGAAAAGCTCAAAGTTGGTGGCGTTGCGATGCAGGTGCGCGTCGTGCCCGGCATTACCAGTATCCAGCTGTTGACTGCCGCGCATGCCATTCCGCTCAATCCCCTTGCCGGAGCGGTGACGATCACCACCGGACGGATACTCCGCGCGCATGGCTGGCCCGCGGGGGCCGACACGATCGTCGTGATGCTCGACAGTGGCTGCGCGTTCGAGGTGCTGGAGTCGGTGGGCATCACCATCTGGTGGGGCGCTTATCTGGGCATGGCGCATGAAGCACTGGAACAAGGTGCGCTCGCTGACGCCGGCCCCCGGATCGCCGTGCGCCGAGCTGAACTGCGCGTGCGCCATGGCTGGATCATGGATGTCTATCTCATGCGAAGGGAACAAAATAATGGAGCCTGA